The following is a genomic window from Benincasa hispida cultivar B227 chromosome 7, ASM972705v1, whole genome shotgun sequence.
TCCTGAATCGATTGGCCGATTCCGCTGATTTGGCTCGGTGCCGAGTGGCTTCCAAATCTCTCAATGTTCTCTCCCGCGAGGTCAGGTCAGTGAACCTCTTTTGTTCACTGGATCGCTATCTCAAGTCTAGGGCTACGGAGACGAAGTTGCTAGTAACGCCTTTCAAGGTCATATTGAAGACTCTGATGAATGATTTTTTGGCTCTTGATTCTGTGTCGATCGGTGTGGAGAAGTCACTCGGACGGATTTCGTATGAGCACGATGATGTTGAGGATTGGTCTGATGATTTGTTCTTGACGGATGTTGGCTACGCTAAGGAATGGCTGCCGGCCATTGGGAGAAATTTGACGTCCTTGTCGATCGTTGATTTTTGGGTTCAATCTTGCTGGAGGCAATCGAAGATTTTGGCGCTAATTACTTTGTGCTGTGAGTTCGGCTATCGAATTGCTCAAATTTTTGTCAATTTCATCATATAACTGTTTATGTTCATACGAGACTCTAGATAAAAGTAAAACCCACGTCTGAAAGACTGAAATTATTTGACTTATTTTCTGTTCCTgaattgttttaaacatttaaatcgGTGTGCTAACTGGTTGATTCTGATCAATAAGAGTATGCGACGATGAAACAGGAAAATATAAGGGATGGCTGTGAGGACGCAGAGGGGAATCTCCCAGTCTGCATATCTTCCACACCAAGGAATTATGGGATATTGGGGATGGATATTGACTTTTTGAgttttttggataagaaacaatTTTATTGATTGAATGATTGAATGAAATATAGAAGGAGATACAATGGAGCCCATTTTATAGGGTACACAAAAGATGTCCccaatttgctaaaaaaaaattcaaagatgaATTTGTGACTACTgtcaatttttacataaaaaaagcATTGAATTTATGAGAACTATTGAGGGTGCTCGGATGAACAAAAGATATAGCTTAAGTTAATTTTTGTAGTGATTTTACTATCATGTCAATCAACTTTGGAAGTGTGGTAGACCGTGACTTGTTACCGCATGGAACTTATCACATAGAACACTAATCGTTAAAGAAGGATTCTCATTTCCCATTAATGAAAATGGAACTTGTCATTTAGATTTCTATCCATGTAGATGTAAGATACATTAAGTTGCCTGATACCAAGAACCATTTGTTTCGATCCTTTTGAAGTGATTTTGGTTATAATCTTGGCTgtatttttcattcaaaatatttCCATGACCTCAAAAATTTTTTCATTGCCCATTATTGACCTTCACTTGTTTCAACTTGTAGGCCGTAATCTTCTGGAGCTTGAATTAAAGAATGCTTGGTTGTCGGTGGATGGACTGCATAGAATGAAGTCCCTCAAATGTCTGACCCTTGAATTTATAAGATTAGATGATGAAGATCTGAGTGAGGTTAACTGTAACTTCCCGCATCTTGAAGTTCTTAATTTGATGGGGGTTGGAGGCCTAAACGAACCAAAAATTCATCTGTTGCACCTGAAAACTTGTAAATGGAAAGTGTCGAATGCTCCTGTTTCTCTGAGCATATATGCACCAAGCCTTTCGAAACTTGAACTAAAGTGTGTCAAACCAAAATCTCTAATCATTGAAACTCCCATGTTATCCGATTTCCATTTTTGTCTAGAAGATGCAAGTGGGTTACAAGTTAATGGATTTCCTTGCTTGAGAAAGCTTCATCTTCATTCTCCGTGTCTTGACAGTCTCATCACAACATTTTCATCTGCCAGAACTATAAAGGAACTCACACTCGATACAATGCAGCGTGCTGAATCTATTGAATCTGTTAAGTTTTGCCTTGATACAGTGTTTGAAATATTTCCAAATCTTAGCTTTCTTAAATTGGGCCCTGGAGTTTTGTCAGAAGCAGAGACTTGTTATCAAGCTGAAGGTTTAGAGGGACGGATGGGGATGAGAGATTTGAAAAAGATTCATTCTAGCCTCAAAACCTACAAGATTGAGGTAAAACTTCCGTTTATCATTTCCATTTTGGAAAAATGTACCGACCCCTTCGATATGGCATTGCTTGTCTATCACAATGCTGATTCTGACATTACTGGTGGAATCATTCCAAAACGTGCAACTAATCATCCAAGACCAAGATGGAGATGGGAACTGTGGAAGGAAGGATCAATGGAAGCATGGGCCAAGGGCAACTAAACTGGCAACTGCAATTGACAATTATCATAGTCGTTTACAAACTTTTGCTCCTGAAGGTGCCAAGCTTCATAAGAAGAAAAGCCAAGTTAGGTTAAGCGAAGGCTTCCCTCTTTTGAATTTGGCAGACTTATGAGGTCTGTAAGATTACCAAAGAGTTCAGTAGATCAATGGAATGACCCAAAAGCAATCCTGCTTATGATGCCGAGtctgtaaattttctttttgttcttttatgTGCAGATCTTTGCTTGAAGTCTCCTGTCGATATTTGGTTCGAGAAAAACTGTTTGCTGCTGCTGAGAAATTATACATTGTTGAGAGATCCGAAAAAAGGGCCACTTCTTTTGCACCTTCATGTAATACTCTACAAGGTAGCCTCAATAATTTGCATGGATCAGTGTGTATATATTTCCAGCCAAATAATAACATTTGTTCCCTACACAAGATTAGATATCTGATACCTCTTATTTAGGTATAGAATGATTAATTTGTATCATAAACAATGTCATCCATGAATCTGAATGAAATGCTCAATGAGTGTATGGGGTTTACATACTTAAAAGTAATTCTGATAGAGACAGTAAAGTCTATATTCTATCTAGCAGCCATGGTTCTATACTAGTGAACATGCAGGTCACTGTGAATCTGAAGATAGCAGATAGAGAAAAGCTGGGGTAATCGGACGGTAACACCGCTCATGATCTCAAATTACCATGCCAGAGTTTCAAGCTGCTGCGAGCACCACCGTTTCCAACATACCAACCCGAAAAAGGTTTTGGGCAAGTTTTTGTATTGCAAGTGCATGGACGAAATTCAAGTACTACAGTAGTAATGTATAGAAAAGTTTTCATAccttttttcattgttttaacATAAGAGTAGCATTTAAGAATTATAAAGGATccttaaaattaaatcaatatattatTTAACGACCTCTTTAAATATTGATAGAAGTATATATTACAGCAGTACTATATATTTTCTCAGTGCACAGGTCTATTTTGACTCTCAGGGTGTAGTGGTAGAGGGAAGGGATGGAGTATTCAGGTGTAGTGGCAATGTTCATGTTAAATTGCCATCCAGGTTCATTAAGTTGCTGGGAAGAGACCAGCCCAACCCAGCCCTCTATCAACCCAACCAGACAAAGGTTTGTTTTTTTCAgagaaaaatttaatttttagtgtatatatatatattttaacattATTACTCTAAGAAAAAAGGTATTACAAATTATAATTCAATACGGAGTAGAGATTCGAACATAAGATCCATAAGGTATGAGAATGGGACTTCATCCAGTCTCACTATGTTCagaaatatgaaaatgaatctcgcatgtgttttttttttaaggaaacagACACCATTTATTGAATGATGAAATGGGATACAAAAAAGTTTCTATCGAGATATTTTGAgttccattttattttaatttttgtactttcaaatgtttaaatttagtctatgatgttagtttattttttatgtttttcaaaaaaagaagtCTGAAAAATAATTCACATCGTATCTTTTCTTGGatcaaaattattaatattactcaaatgactaaatttaaaatttattaaaagtataaaaactaaatttagatGGATG
Proteins encoded in this region:
- the LOC120082025 gene encoding F-box/LRR-repeat protein At4g29420, which encodes MDDLPPPLVLEILNRLADSADLARCRVASKSLNVLSREVRSVNLFCSLDRYLKSRATETKLLVTPFKVILKTLMNDFLALDSVSIGVEKSLGRISYEHDDVEDWSDDLFLTDVGYAKEWLPAIGRNLTSLSIVDFWVQSCWRQSKILALITLCCRNLLELELKNAWLSVDGLHRMKSLKCLTLEFIRLDDEDLSEVNCNFPHLEVLNLMGVGGLNEPKIHLLHLKTCKWKVSNAPVSLSIYAPSLSKLELKCVKPKSLIIETPMLSDFHFCLEDASGLQVNGFPCLRKLHLHSPCLDSLITTFSSARTIKELTLDTMQRAESIESVKFCLDTVFEIFPNLSFLKLGPGVLSEAETCYQAEGLEGRMGMRDLKKIHSSLKTYKIEVKLPFIISILEKCTDPFDMALLVYHNADSDITGGIIPKRATNHPRPRWRWELWKEGSMEAWAKGN